The following coding sequences lie in one Nycticebus coucang isolate mNycCou1 chromosome 18, mNycCou1.pri, whole genome shotgun sequence genomic window:
- the GPS1 gene encoding COP9 signalosome complex subunit 1 isoform X5: protein MPLPVQVFNLQGAVEPMQIDVDPQEDPQNAPDINYVVENPTLDLEQYAASYSGLMRIERLQFIADHCPPLRVEALKMALSFVQRTFNVDMYEEIHRKLSEATRELQNAPDAIPESSVEPPALDTAWVEATRKKALLKLEKLDTDLKNYKGNSIKESIRRGHDDLGDHYLDCGDLSNALKCYSRARDYCTSAKHVINMCLNVIKVSVYLQNWSHVLSYVSKAESTPEIAERGERDSQTQAILTKLKCAAGLAELAARKYKQAAKCFLLASFDHCDFPELLSPSNVAVYGGLCALATFDRQELQRNVISSSSSFKLFLELEPQVRDIIFKFYESKYASCLKMLDEMKDNLLLDMYLAAHVRTLYTQIRNRALIQYFSPYVSADMHKMAAAFNTTVAALEDELTQLILEGLINARVDSHSKILYARDVDQRSTTFEKSLLMGKEFQRRAKAMMLRAAVLRNQIHVKSPPREGSQGELTPANSQSRMSTNM from the exons ATGCCGCTGCCGGTTCAGGTGTTTAACTTGCAG GGGGCTGTGGAGCCCATGCAGATTGACGTGGACCCCCAGGAGGACCCACAGAATGCGCCTGATATCAACTATGTGGTGGAGAACCCCACCCTG GATCTGGAGCAGTATGCAGCCAGCTACAGCGGCCTGATGCGCATTGAGCGGCTACAGTTCATTGCTGACCACTGTCCCCCACTGCGGGTAGAGGCCCTGAAAATGGCCCTGTCCTTCGTGCAGAGGACCTTCAACGTGGACATGTATGAGGAGATCCACCGGAAGCTCTCAGAGGCCACCAG GGAGCTCCAGAACGCACCAGATGCCATCCCTGAGAGTAGTGTGGAGCCTCCGGCCCTGGACACAGCCTGGGTGGAGGCCACGCGGAAGAAGGCCCTGCTGAAGCTGGAGAAGCTAGACACAGACCTGAAGAACTACAAGGGCAACTCCATCAAGGAGAGCATCAGGCGTGGCCATGACGACCTGGGTGACCACTACCTCGATTGCGGGGACCTCAGCAACGCCCTCAAGTGCTACTCCCGAGCCCGAGACTACTGCACCAGCGCCAAGCATGTCATCAACATGTGCCTCAATGTCATCAAG GTCAGCGTCTACTTGCAAAACTGGTCTCATGTACTGAGCTATGTCAGTAAGGCCGAGTCCACCCCAGAGATTGCAGAG CGAGGAGAGCGGGACAGCCAGACCCAGGCCATCCTCACCAAGCTCAAGTGTGCTGCAG GGTTGGCTGAGTTGGCTGCAAGAAAGTACAAACAGGCTGCCAAGTGCTTCCTGCTGGCGTCGTTTGATCACTGTGACTTCCCTGAG TTGCTGTCTCCTAGCAATGTGGCTGTCTATGGTGGTCTGTGTGCCTTGGCCACCTTTGACCGGCAGGAACTACAGCGCAATGTTATTTCCAGCAG CAGCTCCTTCAAGCTGTTCCTGGAGCTGGAGCCGCAGGTCCGAGACATCATCTTCAAATTCTACGAGTCTAAGTATGCCTCATGCCTGAAGATGCTGGATGAGATGAAG GACAACCTGCTCCTAGACATGTACCTGGCTGCCCATGTCAGGACCCTGTACACCCAGATTCGCAATCGTGCCCTCATCCAG TACTTCAGCCCCTATGTGTCAGCCGACATGCACAAGATGGCAGCAGCCTTCAACACCACGGTGGCAGCCTTAGAGGATGAGCTGACACAGCTCATTCTGGAGGGGCTTATCAATGCCCGTGTGGACTCACACAGCAAG ATCCTGTATGCCCGGGATGTGGATCAGCGCAGCACCACCTTTGAGAAGTCCCTGCTGATGGGCAAGGAGTTCCAGCGCCGTGCCAAGGCCATGATGCTGAGAGCAGCTGTGCTGCGCAACCAGATCCATGTCAAG TCCCCACCCAGAGAGGGGAGCCAGGGGGAGCTGACTCCGGCCAACAGCCAATCTCGGATGAGCACCAATATGTGA
- the GPS1 gene encoding COP9 signalosome complex subunit 1 isoform X3: protein MPLPVQVFNLQQPASSVSGSGGAESQDRMRDSSAPSSASSSVTDLYCTPHSSRSDLFLPGTAGDFSLSASLSACTLLYEGAVEPMQIDVDPQEDPQNAPDINYVVENPTLDLEQYAASYSGLMRIERLQFIADHCPPLRVEALKMALSFVQRTFNVDMYEEIHRKLSEATRELQNAPDAIPESSVEPPALDTAWVEATRKKALLKLEKLDTDLKNYKGNSIKESIRRGHDDLGDHYLDCGDLSNALKCYSRARDYCTSAKHVINMCLNVIKVSVYLQNWSHVLSYVSKAESTPEIAERGERDSQTQAILTKLKCAAGLAELAARKYKQAAKCFLLASFDHCDFPELLSPSNVAVYGGLCALATFDRQELQRNVISSSSFKLFLELEPQVRDIIFKFYESKYASCLKMLDEMKDNLLLDMYLAAHVRTLYTQIRNRALIQYFSPYVSADMHKMAAAFNTTVAALEDELTQLILEGLINARVDSHSKILYARDVDQRSTTFEKSLLMGKEFQRRAKAMMLRAAVLRNQIHVKSPPREGSQGELTPANSQSRMSTNM from the exons ATGCCGCTGCCGGTTCAGGTGTTTAACTTGCAG CAGCCAGCCAGCTCTGTGTCAGGGTCGGGGGGTGCAGAAAGTCAGGACAGAATGAGGGATAGCTCGGCCCCCAGCTCGGCCTCCTCGTCAGTGACAGATCTGTACTGCACCCCTCACAGCAGTAGGTCAGACCTCTTCTTGCCGGGCACGGCCGGGGACTTCAGCCTGAGCGCCAGTCTGTCGGCCTGTACGCTGCTTTATGAG GGGGCTGTGGAGCCCATGCAGATTGACGTGGACCCCCAGGAGGACCCACAGAATGCGCCTGATATCAACTATGTGGTGGAGAACCCCACCCTG GATCTGGAGCAGTATGCAGCCAGCTACAGCGGCCTGATGCGCATTGAGCGGCTACAGTTCATTGCTGACCACTGTCCCCCACTGCGGGTAGAGGCCCTGAAAATGGCCCTGTCCTTCGTGCAGAGGACCTTCAACGTGGACATGTATGAGGAGATCCACCGGAAGCTCTCAGAGGCCACCAG GGAGCTCCAGAACGCACCAGATGCCATCCCTGAGAGTAGTGTGGAGCCTCCGGCCCTGGACACAGCCTGGGTGGAGGCCACGCGGAAGAAGGCCCTGCTGAAGCTGGAGAAGCTAGACACAGACCTGAAGAACTACAAGGGCAACTCCATCAAGGAGAGCATCAGGCGTGGCCATGACGACCTGGGTGACCACTACCTCGATTGCGGGGACCTCAGCAACGCCCTCAAGTGCTACTCCCGAGCCCGAGACTACTGCACCAGCGCCAAGCATGTCATCAACATGTGCCTCAATGTCATCAAG GTCAGCGTCTACTTGCAAAACTGGTCTCATGTACTGAGCTATGTCAGTAAGGCCGAGTCCACCCCAGAGATTGCAGAG CGAGGAGAGCGGGACAGCCAGACCCAGGCCATCCTCACCAAGCTCAAGTGTGCTGCAG GGTTGGCTGAGTTGGCTGCAAGAAAGTACAAACAGGCTGCCAAGTGCTTCCTGCTGGCGTCGTTTGATCACTGTGACTTCCCTGAG TTGCTGTCTCCTAGCAATGTGGCTGTCTATGGTGGTCTGTGTGCCTTGGCCACCTTTGACCGGCAGGAACTACAGCGCAATGTTATTTCCAGCAG CTCCTTCAAGCTGTTCCTGGAGCTGGAGCCGCAGGTCCGAGACATCATCTTCAAATTCTACGAGTCTAAGTATGCCTCATGCCTGAAGATGCTGGATGAGATGAAG GACAACCTGCTCCTAGACATGTACCTGGCTGCCCATGTCAGGACCCTGTACACCCAGATTCGCAATCGTGCCCTCATCCAG TACTTCAGCCCCTATGTGTCAGCCGACATGCACAAGATGGCAGCAGCCTTCAACACCACGGTGGCAGCCTTAGAGGATGAGCTGACACAGCTCATTCTGGAGGGGCTTATCAATGCCCGTGTGGACTCACACAGCAAG ATCCTGTATGCCCGGGATGTGGATCAGCGCAGCACCACCTTTGAGAAGTCCCTGCTGATGGGCAAGGAGTTCCAGCGCCGTGCCAAGGCCATGATGCTGAGAGCAGCTGTGCTGCGCAACCAGATCCATGTCAAG TCCCCACCCAGAGAGGGGAGCCAGGGGGAGCTGACTCCGGCCAACAGCCAATCTCGGATGAGCACCAATATGTGA
- the GPS1 gene encoding COP9 signalosome complex subunit 1 isoform X1, translating into MPLPVQVFNLQQPASSVSGSGGAESQDRMRDSSAPSSASSSVTDLYCTPHSSRSDLFLPGTAGDFSLSASLSACTLLYEGAVEPMQIDVDPQEDPQNAPDINYVVENPTLDLEQYAASYSGLMRIERLQFIADHCPPLRVEALKMALSFVQRTFNVDMYEEIHRKLSEATRELQNAPDAIPESSVEPPALDTAWVEATRKKALLKLEKLDTDLKNYKGNSIKESIRRGHDDLGDHYLDCGDLSNALKCYSRARDYCTSAKHVINMCLNVIKVSVYLQNWSHVLSYVSKAESTPEIAEQRGERDSQTQAILTKLKCAAGLAELAARKYKQAAKCFLLASFDHCDFPELLSPSNVAVYGGLCALATFDRQELQRNVISSSSFKLFLELEPQVRDIIFKFYESKYASCLKMLDEMKDNLLLDMYLAAHVRTLYTQIRNRALIQYFSPYVSADMHKMAAAFNTTVAALEDELTQLILEGLINARVDSHSKILYARDVDQRSTTFEKSLLMGKEFQRRAKAMMLRAAVLRNQIHVKSPPREGSQGELTPANSQSRMSTNM; encoded by the exons ATGCCGCTGCCGGTTCAGGTGTTTAACTTGCAG CAGCCAGCCAGCTCTGTGTCAGGGTCGGGGGGTGCAGAAAGTCAGGACAGAATGAGGGATAGCTCGGCCCCCAGCTCGGCCTCCTCGTCAGTGACAGATCTGTACTGCACCCCTCACAGCAGTAGGTCAGACCTCTTCTTGCCGGGCACGGCCGGGGACTTCAGCCTGAGCGCCAGTCTGTCGGCCTGTACGCTGCTTTATGAG GGGGCTGTGGAGCCCATGCAGATTGACGTGGACCCCCAGGAGGACCCACAGAATGCGCCTGATATCAACTATGTGGTGGAGAACCCCACCCTG GATCTGGAGCAGTATGCAGCCAGCTACAGCGGCCTGATGCGCATTGAGCGGCTACAGTTCATTGCTGACCACTGTCCCCCACTGCGGGTAGAGGCCCTGAAAATGGCCCTGTCCTTCGTGCAGAGGACCTTCAACGTGGACATGTATGAGGAGATCCACCGGAAGCTCTCAGAGGCCACCAG GGAGCTCCAGAACGCACCAGATGCCATCCCTGAGAGTAGTGTGGAGCCTCCGGCCCTGGACACAGCCTGGGTGGAGGCCACGCGGAAGAAGGCCCTGCTGAAGCTGGAGAAGCTAGACACAGACCTGAAGAACTACAAGGGCAACTCCATCAAGGAGAGCATCAGGCGTGGCCATGACGACCTGGGTGACCACTACCTCGATTGCGGGGACCTCAGCAACGCCCTCAAGTGCTACTCCCGAGCCCGAGACTACTGCACCAGCGCCAAGCATGTCATCAACATGTGCCTCAATGTCATCAAG GTCAGCGTCTACTTGCAAAACTGGTCTCATGTACTGAGCTATGTCAGTAAGGCCGAGTCCACCCCAGAGATTGCAGAG CAGCGAGGAGAGCGGGACAGCCAGACCCAGGCCATCCTCACCAAGCTCAAGTGTGCTGCAG GGTTGGCTGAGTTGGCTGCAAGAAAGTACAAACAGGCTGCCAAGTGCTTCCTGCTGGCGTCGTTTGATCACTGTGACTTCCCTGAG TTGCTGTCTCCTAGCAATGTGGCTGTCTATGGTGGTCTGTGTGCCTTGGCCACCTTTGACCGGCAGGAACTACAGCGCAATGTTATTTCCAGCAG CTCCTTCAAGCTGTTCCTGGAGCTGGAGCCGCAGGTCCGAGACATCATCTTCAAATTCTACGAGTCTAAGTATGCCTCATGCCTGAAGATGCTGGATGAGATGAAG GACAACCTGCTCCTAGACATGTACCTGGCTGCCCATGTCAGGACCCTGTACACCCAGATTCGCAATCGTGCCCTCATCCAG TACTTCAGCCCCTATGTGTCAGCCGACATGCACAAGATGGCAGCAGCCTTCAACACCACGGTGGCAGCCTTAGAGGATGAGCTGACACAGCTCATTCTGGAGGGGCTTATCAATGCCCGTGTGGACTCACACAGCAAG ATCCTGTATGCCCGGGATGTGGATCAGCGCAGCACCACCTTTGAGAAGTCCCTGCTGATGGGCAAGGAGTTCCAGCGCCGTGCCAAGGCCATGATGCTGAGAGCAGCTGTGCTGCGCAACCAGATCCATGTCAAG TCCCCACCCAGAGAGGGGAGCCAGGGGGAGCTGACTCCGGCCAACAGCCAATCTCGGATGAGCACCAATATGTGA
- the GPS1 gene encoding COP9 signalosome complex subunit 1 isoform X11, with product MPLPVQVFNLQGAVEPMQIDVDPQEDPQNAPDINYVVENPTLDLEQYAASYSGLMRIERLQFIADHCPPLRVEALKMALSFVQRTFNVDMYEEIHRKLSEATRELQNAPDAIPESSVEPPALDTAWVEATRKKALLKLEKLDTDLKNYKGNSIKESIRRGHDDLGDHYLDCGDLSNALKCYSRARDYCTSAKHVINMCLNVIKVSVYLQNWSHVLSYVSKAESTPEIAEQRGERDSQTQAILTKLKCAAGLAELAARKYKQAAKCFLLASFDHCDFPELLSPSNVAVYGGLCALATFDRQELQRNVISSSSFKLFLELEPQVRDIIFKFYESKYASCLKMLDEMKDNLLLDMYLAAHVRTLYTQIRNRALIQYFSPYVSADMHKMAAAFNTTVAALEDELTQLILEGLINARVDSHSKILYARDVDQRSTTFEKSLLMGKEFQRRAKAMMLRAAVLRNQIHVKSPPREGSQGELTPANSQSRMSTNM from the exons ATGCCGCTGCCGGTTCAGGTGTTTAACTTGCAG GGGGCTGTGGAGCCCATGCAGATTGACGTGGACCCCCAGGAGGACCCACAGAATGCGCCTGATATCAACTATGTGGTGGAGAACCCCACCCTG GATCTGGAGCAGTATGCAGCCAGCTACAGCGGCCTGATGCGCATTGAGCGGCTACAGTTCATTGCTGACCACTGTCCCCCACTGCGGGTAGAGGCCCTGAAAATGGCCCTGTCCTTCGTGCAGAGGACCTTCAACGTGGACATGTATGAGGAGATCCACCGGAAGCTCTCAGAGGCCACCAG GGAGCTCCAGAACGCACCAGATGCCATCCCTGAGAGTAGTGTGGAGCCTCCGGCCCTGGACACAGCCTGGGTGGAGGCCACGCGGAAGAAGGCCCTGCTGAAGCTGGAGAAGCTAGACACAGACCTGAAGAACTACAAGGGCAACTCCATCAAGGAGAGCATCAGGCGTGGCCATGACGACCTGGGTGACCACTACCTCGATTGCGGGGACCTCAGCAACGCCCTCAAGTGCTACTCCCGAGCCCGAGACTACTGCACCAGCGCCAAGCATGTCATCAACATGTGCCTCAATGTCATCAAG GTCAGCGTCTACTTGCAAAACTGGTCTCATGTACTGAGCTATGTCAGTAAGGCCGAGTCCACCCCAGAGATTGCAGAG CAGCGAGGAGAGCGGGACAGCCAGACCCAGGCCATCCTCACCAAGCTCAAGTGTGCTGCAG GGTTGGCTGAGTTGGCTGCAAGAAAGTACAAACAGGCTGCCAAGTGCTTCCTGCTGGCGTCGTTTGATCACTGTGACTTCCCTGAG TTGCTGTCTCCTAGCAATGTGGCTGTCTATGGTGGTCTGTGTGCCTTGGCCACCTTTGACCGGCAGGAACTACAGCGCAATGTTATTTCCAGCAG CTCCTTCAAGCTGTTCCTGGAGCTGGAGCCGCAGGTCCGAGACATCATCTTCAAATTCTACGAGTCTAAGTATGCCTCATGCCTGAAGATGCTGGATGAGATGAAG GACAACCTGCTCCTAGACATGTACCTGGCTGCCCATGTCAGGACCCTGTACACCCAGATTCGCAATCGTGCCCTCATCCAG TACTTCAGCCCCTATGTGTCAGCCGACATGCACAAGATGGCAGCAGCCTTCAACACCACGGTGGCAGCCTTAGAGGATGAGCTGACACAGCTCATTCTGGAGGGGCTTATCAATGCCCGTGTGGACTCACACAGCAAG ATCCTGTATGCCCGGGATGTGGATCAGCGCAGCACCACCTTTGAGAAGTCCCTGCTGATGGGCAAGGAGTTCCAGCGCCGTGCCAAGGCCATGATGCTGAGAGCAGCTGTGCTGCGCAACCAGATCCATGTCAAG TCCCCACCCAGAGAGGGGAGCCAGGGGGAGCTGACTCCGGCCAACAGCCAATCTCGGATGAGCACCAATATGTGA
- the GPS1 gene encoding COP9 signalosome complex subunit 1 isoform X4, with protein sequence MPLPVQVFNLQGAVEPMQIDVDPQEDPQNAPDINYVVENPTLDLEQYAASYSGLMRIERLQFIADHCPPLRVEALKMALSFVQRTFNVDMYEEIHRKLSEATRELQNAPDAIPESSVEPPALDTAWVEATRKKALLKLEKLDTDLKNYKGNSIKESIRRGHDDLGDHYLDCGDLSNALKCYSRARDYCTSAKHVINMCLNVIKVSVYLQNWSHVLSYVSKAESTPEIAEQRGERDSQTQAILTKLKCAAGLAELAARKYKQAAKCFLLASFDHCDFPELLSPSNVAVYGGLCALATFDRQELQRNVISSSSSFKLFLELEPQVRDIIFKFYESKYASCLKMLDEMKDNLLLDMYLAAHVRTLYTQIRNRALIQYFSPYVSADMHKMAAAFNTTVAALEDELTQLILEGLINARVDSHSKILYARDVDQRSTTFEKSLLMGKEFQRRAKAMMLRAAVLRNQIHVKSPPREGSQGELTPANSQSRMSTNM encoded by the exons ATGCCGCTGCCGGTTCAGGTGTTTAACTTGCAG GGGGCTGTGGAGCCCATGCAGATTGACGTGGACCCCCAGGAGGACCCACAGAATGCGCCTGATATCAACTATGTGGTGGAGAACCCCACCCTG GATCTGGAGCAGTATGCAGCCAGCTACAGCGGCCTGATGCGCATTGAGCGGCTACAGTTCATTGCTGACCACTGTCCCCCACTGCGGGTAGAGGCCCTGAAAATGGCCCTGTCCTTCGTGCAGAGGACCTTCAACGTGGACATGTATGAGGAGATCCACCGGAAGCTCTCAGAGGCCACCAG GGAGCTCCAGAACGCACCAGATGCCATCCCTGAGAGTAGTGTGGAGCCTCCGGCCCTGGACACAGCCTGGGTGGAGGCCACGCGGAAGAAGGCCCTGCTGAAGCTGGAGAAGCTAGACACAGACCTGAAGAACTACAAGGGCAACTCCATCAAGGAGAGCATCAGGCGTGGCCATGACGACCTGGGTGACCACTACCTCGATTGCGGGGACCTCAGCAACGCCCTCAAGTGCTACTCCCGAGCCCGAGACTACTGCACCAGCGCCAAGCATGTCATCAACATGTGCCTCAATGTCATCAAG GTCAGCGTCTACTTGCAAAACTGGTCTCATGTACTGAGCTATGTCAGTAAGGCCGAGTCCACCCCAGAGATTGCAGAG CAGCGAGGAGAGCGGGACAGCCAGACCCAGGCCATCCTCACCAAGCTCAAGTGTGCTGCAG GGTTGGCTGAGTTGGCTGCAAGAAAGTACAAACAGGCTGCCAAGTGCTTCCTGCTGGCGTCGTTTGATCACTGTGACTTCCCTGAG TTGCTGTCTCCTAGCAATGTGGCTGTCTATGGTGGTCTGTGTGCCTTGGCCACCTTTGACCGGCAGGAACTACAGCGCAATGTTATTTCCAGCAG CAGCTCCTTCAAGCTGTTCCTGGAGCTGGAGCCGCAGGTCCGAGACATCATCTTCAAATTCTACGAGTCTAAGTATGCCTCATGCCTGAAGATGCTGGATGAGATGAAG GACAACCTGCTCCTAGACATGTACCTGGCTGCCCATGTCAGGACCCTGTACACCCAGATTCGCAATCGTGCCCTCATCCAG TACTTCAGCCCCTATGTGTCAGCCGACATGCACAAGATGGCAGCAGCCTTCAACACCACGGTGGCAGCCTTAGAGGATGAGCTGACACAGCTCATTCTGGAGGGGCTTATCAATGCCCGTGTGGACTCACACAGCAAG ATCCTGTATGCCCGGGATGTGGATCAGCGCAGCACCACCTTTGAGAAGTCCCTGCTGATGGGCAAGGAGTTCCAGCGCCGTGCCAAGGCCATGATGCTGAGAGCAGCTGTGCTGCGCAACCAGATCCATGTCAAG TCCCCACCCAGAGAGGGGAGCCAGGGGGAGCTGACTCCGGCCAACAGCCAATCTCGGATGAGCACCAATATGTGA
- the GPS1 gene encoding COP9 signalosome complex subunit 1 isoform X6, which produces MPLPVQVFNLQGAVEPMQIDVDPQEDPQNAPDINYVVENPTLDLEQYAASYSGLMRIERLQFIADHCPPLRVEALKMALSFVQRTFNVDMYEEIHRKLSEATRELQNAPDAIPESSVEPPALDTAWVEATRKKALLKLEKLDTDLKNYKGNSIKESIRRGHDDLGDHYLDCGDLSNALKCYSRARDYCTSAKHVINMCLNVIKVSVYLQNWSHVLSYVSKAESTPEIAERGERDSQTQAILTKLKCAAGLAELAARKYKQAAKCFLLASFDHCDFPELLSPSNVAVYGGLCALATFDRQELQRNVISSSSFKLFLELEPQVRDIIFKFYESKYASCLKMLDEMKDNLLLDMYLAAHVRTLYTQIRNRALIQYFSPYVSADMHKMAAAFNTTVAALEDELTQLILEGLINARVDSHSKILYARDVDQRSTTFEKSLLMGKEFQRRAKAMMLRAAVLRNQIHVKSPPREGSQGELTPANSQSRMSTNM; this is translated from the exons ATGCCGCTGCCGGTTCAGGTGTTTAACTTGCAG GGGGCTGTGGAGCCCATGCAGATTGACGTGGACCCCCAGGAGGACCCACAGAATGCGCCTGATATCAACTATGTGGTGGAGAACCCCACCCTG GATCTGGAGCAGTATGCAGCCAGCTACAGCGGCCTGATGCGCATTGAGCGGCTACAGTTCATTGCTGACCACTGTCCCCCACTGCGGGTAGAGGCCCTGAAAATGGCCCTGTCCTTCGTGCAGAGGACCTTCAACGTGGACATGTATGAGGAGATCCACCGGAAGCTCTCAGAGGCCACCAG GGAGCTCCAGAACGCACCAGATGCCATCCCTGAGAGTAGTGTGGAGCCTCCGGCCCTGGACACAGCCTGGGTGGAGGCCACGCGGAAGAAGGCCCTGCTGAAGCTGGAGAAGCTAGACACAGACCTGAAGAACTACAAGGGCAACTCCATCAAGGAGAGCATCAGGCGTGGCCATGACGACCTGGGTGACCACTACCTCGATTGCGGGGACCTCAGCAACGCCCTCAAGTGCTACTCCCGAGCCCGAGACTACTGCACCAGCGCCAAGCATGTCATCAACATGTGCCTCAATGTCATCAAG GTCAGCGTCTACTTGCAAAACTGGTCTCATGTACTGAGCTATGTCAGTAAGGCCGAGTCCACCCCAGAGATTGCAGAG CGAGGAGAGCGGGACAGCCAGACCCAGGCCATCCTCACCAAGCTCAAGTGTGCTGCAG GGTTGGCTGAGTTGGCTGCAAGAAAGTACAAACAGGCTGCCAAGTGCTTCCTGCTGGCGTCGTTTGATCACTGTGACTTCCCTGAG TTGCTGTCTCCTAGCAATGTGGCTGTCTATGGTGGTCTGTGTGCCTTGGCCACCTTTGACCGGCAGGAACTACAGCGCAATGTTATTTCCAGCAG CTCCTTCAAGCTGTTCCTGGAGCTGGAGCCGCAGGTCCGAGACATCATCTTCAAATTCTACGAGTCTAAGTATGCCTCATGCCTGAAGATGCTGGATGAGATGAAG GACAACCTGCTCCTAGACATGTACCTGGCTGCCCATGTCAGGACCCTGTACACCCAGATTCGCAATCGTGCCCTCATCCAG TACTTCAGCCCCTATGTGTCAGCCGACATGCACAAGATGGCAGCAGCCTTCAACACCACGGTGGCAGCCTTAGAGGATGAGCTGACACAGCTCATTCTGGAGGGGCTTATCAATGCCCGTGTGGACTCACACAGCAAG ATCCTGTATGCCCGGGATGTGGATCAGCGCAGCACCACCTTTGAGAAGTCCCTGCTGATGGGCAAGGAGTTCCAGCGCCGTGCCAAGGCCATGATGCTGAGAGCAGCTGTGCTGCGCAACCAGATCCATGTCAAG TCCCCACCCAGAGAGGGGAGCCAGGGGGAGCTGACTCCGGCCAACAGCCAATCTCGGATGAGCACCAATATGTGA